Proteins encoded by one window of Agarivorans sp. Alg241-V36:
- a CDS encoding peroxiredoxin-like family protein yields MSLQTEIADYIASFVAKAPLEVQQLMKQATKNLAESGIAAKAPQQGQQLPAFSLPNQSGKQVSLEELLKDGPAVVTFYRGGWCPYCNLELRAYQQILPQIKALGASLVAITPELPDASLTTTEKNDLEFQVLSDEGAEYAKSLGIVFALPEELRPIYSSFGIEVEQHNGAGHFDLPLAVTYVIAQDGSIASAFIDADYTKRQEPSDLLPVLESLKN; encoded by the coding sequence ATGAGTTTACAAACAGAGATCGCCGATTACATTGCTTCTTTTGTGGCTAAAGCCCCATTAGAGGTACAACAACTAATGAAGCAAGCCACTAAAAACCTCGCCGAAAGTGGCATTGCTGCTAAAGCTCCTCAGCAGGGTCAGCAGTTACCAGCATTTTCCCTGCCTAACCAAAGTGGCAAACAGGTAAGCCTTGAAGAATTGCTCAAAGATGGCCCTGCCGTGGTAACCTTTTATCGCGGTGGTTGGTGCCCATACTGCAACCTAGAGTTGCGCGCCTATCAGCAGATTCTGCCACAAATTAAAGCTCTTGGAGCTAGCTTGGTTGCGATCACTCCTGAACTGCCTGACGCATCTTTAACTACCACCGAGAAAAATGACTTAGAGTTTCAGGTACTGTCAGACGAAGGTGCCGAGTACGCTAAAAGCCTAGGCATTGTGTTTGCTTTGCCTGAAGAGCTTCGCCCTATTTACTCATCTTTTGGTATTGAAGTTGAGCAGCACAATGGAGCAGGCCATTTTGATTTACCGCTGGCTGTTACTTACGTGATTGCGCAGGACGGTTCTATTGCCAGCGCCTTTATCGATGCCGATTACACCAAACGCCAAGAGCCGAGTGACTTGTTACCAGTATTGGAATCTTTAAAGAACTAA
- a CDS encoding OmpP1/FadL family transporter, with translation MDKRKLSLIAISVSLLSSQSLAAGFQLNSQSATGIGRAFSGDAVIADNASVLSRNPAAMAMFDQKALSLGLTYADVDVTIKDVSALGGTINYGSESDAADNKVIPNIYYIHPINDSFAVGVGAFSNFGTGTNISSLNNSGKTVTPVDLFGETEIITSNFNASVSYRINQQFSIGAGVDFIYGEGKLKRQGEIFGEPVNSGQSTLVDVEADGWAIGGIVGATYEINDKNRLGMSYRVSPTFKASGKVDYGFPVSSSYDEIHIPLPNIFQIAGYHELNPSWAVHYTAQHTSWGDFEHIIATGSNPDATVKSYQWKNSWLFSVGGTYTINQNWTARAGYMHDKGVVDEISSLSIPDSDRNWYTAGASYHLNKNSSIDFGLAFVRGEDVEVRETSAIAGEVVGHTRSDAIYYSMQYSHLF, from the coding sequence ATGGATAAACGTAAACTAAGTCTAATTGCAATTAGTGTCTCACTACTTTCTAGCCAAAGCTTAGCGGCTGGTTTTCAACTCAATAGCCAATCAGCCACCGGTATTGGTCGTGCTTTCTCTGGTGACGCAGTTATCGCCGATAATGCATCAGTGTTATCTCGTAACCCAGCTGCCATGGCAATGTTCGACCAAAAAGCCCTATCTTTAGGTTTAACTTACGCTGACGTAGATGTAACAATTAAAGATGTTAGCGCCCTTGGTGGAACGATTAATTACGGCAGTGAATCCGATGCTGCCGATAACAAAGTTATTCCTAACATCTACTACATCCACCCAATCAATGACTCGTTTGCCGTGGGTGTAGGCGCATTTTCGAATTTTGGTACAGGTACTAATATTAGCTCGCTAAATAATAGCGGCAAAACTGTAACGCCTGTAGACTTGTTTGGCGAAACCGAAATCATTACTTCTAACTTCAACGCCAGTGTGTCTTATCGGATTAACCAACAATTTAGCATTGGTGCCGGTGTGGATTTCATTTACGGTGAGGGTAAATTGAAACGCCAAGGCGAAATTTTTGGGGAACCAGTAAACTCAGGTCAATCTACATTGGTTGACGTAGAGGCAGATGGTTGGGCGATTGGTGGCATCGTGGGTGCTACATACGAAATCAACGATAAAAACCGTTTAGGTATGAGCTACCGAGTTAGCCCAACCTTCAAAGCTAGCGGTAAAGTTGACTATGGCTTTCCGGTAAGCAGCAGCTACGATGAAATTCATATTCCACTACCAAACATTTTCCAGATTGCCGGTTATCATGAGTTAAACCCAAGCTGGGCGGTTCACTATACTGCACAGCATACCAGTTGGGGTGATTTTGAACATATTATCGCAACTGGCTCAAACCCTGATGCCACAGTTAAAAGCTACCAGTGGAAAAATTCTTGGTTATTTAGCGTAGGTGGTACCTACACTATCAACCAAAACTGGACAGCCCGCGCAGGTTACATGCACGACAAAGGTGTAGTAGACGAAATTAGTTCACTATCTATTCCTGATTCAGATCGTAACTGGTACACCGCTGGTGCTAGCTACCACTTAAACAAAAACTCAAGCATCGACTTTGGTTTAGCCTTTGTGCGTGGCGAAGATGTTGAAGTACGTGAAACCAGTGCGATTGCCGGAGAAGTAGTTGGCCATACCCGCTCAGACGCTATCTACTACTCTATGCAATACAGCCACTTATTCTAA
- a CDS encoding Dabb family protein, which yields MIRHILLIKFKADASETSIQQAQQNFLDIPNKISGVLSVEWGKNDSPEGLNKDYQYSVLMSFSDEAARQSYLPHPEHEKLKQQFIPLLEDIIVFDYTL from the coding sequence GTGATACGCCATATTTTACTTATCAAATTTAAGGCAGATGCTAGTGAAACGAGCATTCAACAGGCGCAACAAAACTTTCTAGATATACCGAATAAAATCAGTGGGGTGCTAAGTGTAGAGTGGGGCAAAAACGATAGCCCAGAGGGGTTAAATAAAGATTATCAATACAGTGTATTAATGAGCTTTTCTGACGAGGCCGCTAGGCAAAGTTATTTACCTCACCCAGAACACGAAAAGCTAAAACAGCAATTTATCCCCCTGCTTGAAGACATCATTGTATTTGACTACACCCTATAA
- a CDS encoding AraC family transcriptional regulator gives MTSTAKHLLKRSKQLPFVELRQAEHSVACYHSHSHDEFSFGLIDSGEAIYKNMQRHHHISQGHTVTINPGDVHSCNPKQGAWSYRMLFVDTAWIGQLQQEMLARPASDYCAFEQHYLSDQHSYHLLDKVFNSISFESDSLEQESLLIAFLEQQFVGKHPLRAELRCIAKPQLKRVKECIHDQLDSPLSLSDLAEVAGLSRYHLVRSFKQVYGLSPHAFQLNQRINRAKALLREGSSIADTALDLGFADQSHFQRNFKKRLALTPRQYQGFFV, from the coding sequence ATGACAAGCACTGCAAAGCATCTGTTAAAGCGAAGTAAGCAATTACCCTTTGTTGAGTTGCGCCAAGCCGAGCATTCGGTAGCTTGTTACCATAGCCACTCTCACGATGAGTTTTCCTTTGGCCTTATTGATAGCGGCGAAGCAATTTATAAGAACATGCAGCGTCATCACCATATTAGCCAAGGACATACGGTAACCATTAACCCAGGGGATGTGCATTCTTGTAATCCTAAGCAGGGTGCGTGGTCTTATCGAATGCTGTTTGTAGACACTGCTTGGATAGGCCAATTACAACAAGAGATGTTAGCCCGTCCTGCCAGCGATTATTGCGCCTTTGAGCAGCACTACTTAAGTGATCAACACAGCTACCATCTACTTGATAAGGTGTTTAACAGCATCAGTTTTGAAAGTGATTCTCTGGAGCAAGAAAGCCTATTGATTGCGTTTTTAGAGCAGCAGTTTGTGGGGAAACATCCATTGCGAGCAGAGCTTCGTTGTATTGCAAAGCCGCAACTAAAAAGGGTTAAAGAGTGCATTCACGACCAATTAGATAGCCCGCTAAGTTTGAGCGACCTTGCCGAGGTAGCCGGGCTGAGCCGTTATCATTTAGTGCGAAGCTTCAAGCAAGTCTATGGTTTGTCGCCACATGCTTTTCAACTTAATCAGCGAATAAATCGAGCTAAAGCGCTACTGCGTGAAGGAAGCAGTATTGCTGATACTGCTCTGGATTTAGGCTTTGCAGATCAAAGCCATTTTCAACGTAACTTTAAAAAGCGCTTGGCACTTACCCCTAGGCAATACCAAGGCTTCTTTGTTTAG
- a CDS encoding helix-turn-helix domain-containing protein, protein MKNNELLFSRKSAPERSARMVETIYGCKWSLTVYQLLANGINRPGEMVRNVEGLSTKVLNECLRKNLEFGILRRIEYPEVPPRVEYQVTEFGDKFLRILEQLEELQQELAQ, encoded by the coding sequence ATGAAAAATAACGAGTTATTATTTTCACGAAAATCAGCTCCTGAGCGTAGTGCGCGCATGGTTGAAACCATTTATGGCTGTAAATGGTCACTAACGGTGTATCAATTATTAGCTAATGGAATTAATCGACCAGGAGAAATGGTGCGCAATGTAGAGGGTTTATCTACTAAGGTGCTTAACGAATGTTTGCGCAAAAACTTAGAGTTTGGGATTTTGCGGCGTATCGAGTATCCAGAGGTTCCTCCTCGGGTGGAATATCAAGTTACCGAATTTGGCGACAAGTTCTTACGTATTTTGGAGCAGCTAGAAGAGCTACAGCAAGAGCTCGCTCAATAG
- a CDS encoding SDR family NAD(P)-dependent oxidoreductase: MTQPTQSYSLIIGGSSGIGYATAKQLLEQGKAVIIVGRSKQKLADAKQQLSDLGELITWQCDLYQAEQVSQLQQTIADYAPINQLVNAAGYFKPTAFLEHSESDYLQYMQLNQALFFITQAVAQNMIKHQGGSIVNIGSMWAHQAVKATPSSAYSMAKAGLHALTQHLAMELAEYDIRVNAVAPAVVKTPIYQAFIEPEALDESLAGFDGFHPIGRIGQVADVANTVSFLLSDKADWVTGAVWNVDGGVMAGRN, from the coding sequence ATGACCCAGCCAACTCAGTCTTACAGTTTAATTATTGGTGGTTCTAGCGGCATTGGCTACGCCACAGCGAAACAACTTTTAGAACAAGGTAAAGCGGTAATTATTGTTGGTCGTTCGAAGCAGAAGCTCGCCGATGCCAAACAACAATTGTCAGATCTGGGGGAGCTTATTACTTGGCAGTGTGATTTGTACCAAGCTGAGCAAGTGAGCCAATTACAACAAACGATTGCTGACTACGCGCCAATAAACCAACTAGTCAATGCTGCCGGCTACTTCAAGCCAACGGCATTTTTAGAACACAGCGAAAGCGACTATCTGCAATACATGCAATTGAACCAAGCGCTATTTTTCATTACCCAAGCTGTTGCGCAAAATATGATTAAGCATCAGGGTGGCAGTATCGTCAACATAGGCTCGATGTGGGCCCACCAAGCGGTTAAAGCCACACCGTCATCAGCCTACTCTATGGCTAAAGCAGGTTTGCATGCGCTAACCCAACACTTAGCAATGGAGCTAGCCGAATATGATATTCGAGTAAATGCGGTAGCACCTGCGGTAGTAAAAACGCCGATCTACCAAGCCTTTATTGAACCAGAAGCACTAGATGAAAGCTTAGCTGGCTTCGATGGCTTTCACCCTATCGGTAGAATTGGCCAAGTAGCTGATGTTGCCAATACCGTGAGCTTTTTACTGAGTGATAAAGCCGATTGGGTTACCGGCGCGGTGTGGAATGTAGATGGCGGAGTAATGGCTGGTCGAAACTAG
- a CDS encoding SDR family NAD(P)-dependent oxidoreductase, whose product MNVLVIGGSGGIGLALVKQLLEQHNIHSLIATWCTKQPTFEHPKLSWQRLDLCDESAIAASLSQIEKLDWLINCAGVLHSEHLKPEKSLSQCQADSFMQSMQINALPSLLLAKHAAKALKGSQSGVFLTISAKLASISDNKIGGWHSYRCAKAALNMALKNVSIEWQRTHPRVCVVAWHPGTTDTALSKPFQANVAPEKLLSSEHSARLLLNKLQQLSPVDTGTFWSWDGQQLSW is encoded by the coding sequence ATGAACGTTCTGGTGATTGGCGGTAGCGGTGGTATAGGCTTGGCTTTAGTCAAGCAGCTGTTAGAACAACACAACATCCACTCATTAATCGCTACGTGGTGCACTAAACAGCCCACATTTGAGCATCCTAAGCTAAGCTGGCAAAGACTCGACCTTTGTGATGAATCTGCGATTGCAGCAAGCTTAAGCCAGATAGAAAAGCTGGATTGGCTAATTAACTGCGCTGGAGTTCTGCACTCCGAGCACTTAAAGCCCGAAAAGAGCCTAAGCCAATGCCAAGCCGACAGTTTTATGCAAAGCATGCAAATCAACGCTTTGCCCAGCCTGTTACTCGCCAAGCATGCGGCCAAAGCTTTAAAAGGTAGTCAATCTGGAGTTTTCTTAACTATTTCGGCCAAGTTAGCCTCAATTAGCGACAACAAAATCGGTGGTTGGCATAGTTACCGCTGCGCCAAAGCTGCATTGAACATGGCCTTAAAGAATGTATCTATAGAATGGCAACGCACTCACCCTAGGGTTTGTGTAGTGGCTTGGCACCCAGGCACAACCGACACCGCATTGTCCAAACCCTTTCAAGCTAATGTGGCTCCAGAAAAGCTGCTGAGTAGTGAGCACAGTGCCCGTTTACTGCTCAACAAACTGCAGCAACTAAGCCCAGTAGATACCGGCACTTTTTGGTCTTGGGATGGCCAGCAACTAAGCTGGTAA
- the phrB gene encoding deoxyribodipyrimidine photo-lyase — protein sequence MSTQLLWFRNDLRTKDNQALSTAVQSGDAVLAVYTLCTKQWQQHHLAPIQADLIVRRLVQLQQDLALLNIPLVVAELASFKQVPEYLLGLCQQHQITDVHCHYQYELNEQVRDEAVEHLLNQQAISFNRHHGECVVKPGCVLTKSGENFKVFTPFRKAWLASLTEQSFSPLGSPAAVNKSLISQPLMQLLEQPPEIGCSYPREDSNAWASDDQKIIQQLRDFSASKASDYKEHRDIPALDATSGLSPYLALGMLSARQCLARLYLEHAEDIASQQGGAFTWLSEIIWREFYRHLIAANPRLCKGEAYLGWTESVAWQSDKALLEAWQQGQTGYPIVDAAMQQLKQTGWMHNRLRMVVASFLSKDLLIDWREGERWFLQHLIDGDFASNNGGWQWAASTGTDAQPYFRIFNPTTQAQRFDPEGEFVRAWLPELAQVPGKHAHTPHTWAEKNGLLINYPLPIVDHGQQRKQALHLFEQAKSAEKAKNTA from the coding sequence ATGAGCACACAACTTCTCTGGTTTAGAAACGATTTACGCACGAAAGATAATCAAGCCTTAAGTACTGCAGTACAAAGTGGTGATGCTGTATTGGCGGTATATACCTTGTGCACCAAGCAATGGCAGCAACATCACTTAGCGCCTATCCAGGCAGATTTAATCGTGCGTCGCTTAGTTCAGCTTCAACAAGATCTAGCGCTGCTTAACATTCCCTTGGTAGTGGCTGAGTTGGCTAGTTTTAAACAGGTACCAGAGTATTTGTTAGGCTTGTGCCAACAACATCAAATTACCGATGTACATTGCCATTATCAATATGAGTTAAACGAGCAAGTGCGCGATGAAGCAGTGGAGCACCTGCTTAACCAGCAAGCGATTAGCTTTAATCGTCACCACGGAGAGTGTGTGGTGAAGCCTGGTTGCGTACTCACTAAAAGTGGCGAGAACTTTAAGGTGTTTACACCTTTTCGTAAGGCATGGTTGGCTAGCTTAACTGAGCAGTCTTTTAGCCCCTTAGGTTCGCCTGCTGCGGTAAATAAAAGCTTAATCTCTCAGCCTCTCATGCAGCTGCTTGAGCAGCCGCCAGAGATAGGCTGCTCTTACCCGCGAGAGGATAGTAATGCTTGGGCTAGCGATGACCAAAAAATCATTCAGCAATTACGAGATTTTAGTGCAAGCAAGGCTAGCGATTACAAAGAACACCGCGATATTCCAGCACTTGATGCTACTAGTGGTTTGTCGCCTTACTTGGCCTTGGGAATGTTATCGGCACGCCAATGTTTAGCTAGGCTTTATTTGGAGCATGCTGAGGATATTGCTTCGCAACAAGGCGGTGCGTTTACTTGGTTGAGCGAAATTATTTGGCGCGAATTTTACCGTCATTTAATCGCTGCTAACCCTCGATTATGTAAAGGAGAGGCCTACCTAGGATGGACCGAGTCTGTAGCTTGGCAAAGCGATAAGGCCTTACTTGAAGCTTGGCAGCAAGGCCAAACGGGTTACCCGATAGTAGATGCTGCGATGCAGCAACTTAAGCAAACGGGCTGGATGCACAATCGCCTGCGGATGGTGGTGGCCAGCTTTTTAAGCAAAGACTTACTGATTGATTGGCGCGAAGGTGAGCGCTGGTTTTTGCAGCATCTCATCGACGGAGACTTTGCCTCGAATAACGGCGGCTGGCAATGGGCGGCGTCAACCGGCACCGATGCGCAACCCTACTTTCGTATTTTTAACCCCACCACTCAGGCCCAGCGTTTTGATCCTGAGGGCGAATTTGTGCGGGCTTGGCTTCCTGAGTTAGCGCAAGTTCCCGGTAAACATGCTCACACCCCGCATACCTGGGCCGAAAAGAATGGCTTGTTGATAAACTACCCCTTGCCAATAGTTGACCACGGCCAGCAACGCAAACAAGCGCTGCACTTATTTGAACAGGCAAAAAGCGCCGAGAAAGCTAAAAACACCGCTTGA
- a CDS encoding TIGR02647 family protein, producing MKFTPNTIAELNLLLQFDMSSLQTGIKVHHDAAPEVVAAAQSLFDKGLSTLPDGGYLTDLGIEVTEHAQRLLAVLSTKPEQVLA from the coding sequence ATGAAATTTACTCCCAATACTATCGCCGAACTAAATCTACTGCTGCAATTTGATATGAGCAGTTTGCAAACCGGGATTAAGGTTCACCATGACGCAGCGCCAGAAGTGGTTGCTGCAGCTCAAAGCCTATTTGATAAAGGCTTAAGCACCCTCCCCGACGGAGGCTACCTCACCGACTTAGGCATTGAAGTGACAGAACATGCCCAGCGCCTACTAGCGGTATTATCAACCAAGCCTGAACAAGTTCTCGCATAA
- a CDS encoding TetR/AcrR family transcriptional regulator, whose amino-acid sequence MTNSRAEQFMAKMQFQREQVLEQSANLFWRVGYNATSMQQVFKHTGLKPGSVYLAFGNKEALFKESLSHYAQLSKQGIAASLAAAQSVELGICEILEGMVAQSAASDYCSCFLVKSQLELSDEPSLQAFVSEQLKQIEGLYAARLRDIYGEEQAKAKACSIMLHIFGIRVYSYHSGSELAMRQALRAGLAWLPWQSLNH is encoded by the coding sequence GTGACTAACAGCAGAGCAGAGCAATTCATGGCTAAGATGCAGTTTCAGCGTGAACAAGTATTAGAGCAATCAGCAAACTTGTTTTGGCGGGTAGGTTATAACGCCACCTCTATGCAGCAAGTGTTTAAACACACAGGCTTAAAGCCGGGCAGTGTCTACTTGGCGTTTGGTAATAAAGAGGCATTGTTTAAAGAATCTTTAAGCCATTATGCACAACTCTCTAAACAGGGAATCGCAGCCAGTTTAGCGGCTGCTCAATCTGTTGAGTTAGGGATTTGCGAGATCCTCGAGGGAATGGTTGCTCAATCTGCAGCCAGTGATTACTGCAGTTGCTTTTTGGTAAAAAGCCAATTAGAGCTAAGTGATGAGCCTTCACTGCAAGCCTTTGTTAGTGAACAGCTTAAGCAAATTGAAGGTCTGTATGCCGCAAGATTGCGCGATATATATGGTGAGGAGCAAGCCAAGGCTAAAGCCTGCTCAATTATGCTGCATATATTTGGTATTCGTGTTTATAGCTATCATTCAGGCAGTGAGCTGGCGATGCGGCAGGCTTTGCGCGCTGGCCTGGCTTGGCTGCCTTGGCAAAGCTTAAACCACTAA
- a CDS encoding DUF333 domain-containing protein: MRMVVSGLLMAGLVACGSEQEDSASVSMANPAAVYCVEQGGDPQIKKTADGEVGYCHFADGRVVEQWDFYRASLE, encoded by the coding sequence ATGAGAATGGTAGTAAGCGGCTTGTTGATGGCCGGTTTGGTAGCTTGTGGATCTGAGCAAGAAGATTCTGCCTCAGTAAGTATGGCTAATCCTGCTGCAGTATATTGTGTAGAGCAAGGTGGAGATCCGCAAATTAAGAAAACCGCCGATGGTGAAGTAGGGTATTGTCACTTTGCTGATGGGCGAGTGGTAGAGCAGTGGGACTTTTACCGCGCCAGCTTAGAGTAA
- a CDS encoding LysE family translocator: protein MNIFMSMLVFAFIGAISPGPVNIIATGAGANYGFRQALPHVVGASVSYSLVVLTTGLALSALLHWLPSLTELLKYLGGAFLLYIALKIALSPVVAQGEQVLTKPPSLLQGALAQGLNPKAWLVAMSGVSLFVSTQQPAWFYLLVFCTISLIVCLAGVGTWAAVGSLISRYLQSPRRMRAFNWLMALLLAASVLSLFV, encoded by the coding sequence GTGAATATATTTATGTCGATGCTGGTATTTGCTTTTATTGGTGCAATATCACCGGGGCCTGTGAACATTATTGCGACTGGGGCGGGGGCCAACTATGGTTTTCGCCAAGCCTTGCCACATGTTGTGGGGGCCAGTGTCAGTTATAGTTTGGTTGTGCTCACAACTGGTTTAGCTTTAAGCGCTTTGTTGCATTGGCTACCCAGTTTAACTGAGCTGCTAAAGTATTTAGGCGGTGCTTTTTTGTTATATATAGCGCTTAAGATTGCTCTGTCTCCGGTGGTTGCGCAAGGGGAGCAAGTGCTGACTAAACCACCCAGTTTATTGCAAGGCGCGTTGGCACAGGGTTTAAACCCAAAAGCTTGGCTAGTGGCGATGTCTGGGGTGAGTTTGTTTGTTTCCACGCAGCAGCCCGCATGGTTTTATTTATTGGTTTTTTGCACTATCTCTCTTATTGTTTGTTTAGCAGGAGTGGGCACTTGGGCAGCAGTTGGTTCGTTAATTTCCCGCTATTTGCAATCACCCAGGCGAATGCGAGCGTTCAATTGGCTAATGGCGCTATTGTTGGCGGCTTCGGTTTTATCTCTTTTTGTCTAG
- a CDS encoding VOC family protein, translating to MFKAFHHVAIICSDYGRSKHFYCELLGLEVVAEHYREQRDSYKLDLALPSGEQVELFSFADAPTRPSYPEAQGLRHLAFAVEDVEQSVALLSAKGIKVEPVRVDPYTGKQFTFFSDPDGLPLELYQQ from the coding sequence ATGTTTAAGGCATTTCATCATGTGGCGATTATCTGCTCTGACTACGGCCGTTCAAAACACTTTTATTGTGAATTGCTAGGCCTTGAGGTTGTCGCCGAACATTACCGTGAGCAGCGCGACTCCTACAAATTAGATTTAGCCTTGCCTAGTGGTGAGCAAGTTGAACTATTTTCTTTTGCCGATGCTCCTACAAGACCAAGCTACCCAGAAGCACAAGGCTTGCGACACCTGGCATTTGCGGTGGAAGATGTTGAACAAAGCGTTGCCCTATTAAGCGCTAAAGGAATTAAGGTAGAGCCGGTGCGAGTTGATCCCTACACCGGCAAACAGTTCACCTTTTTTAGTGACCCAGATGGCTTACCGCTGGAGCTGTATCAGCAATAA